One Nitrososphaerota archaeon genomic region harbors:
- a CDS encoding MFS transporter, producing the protein MGEGKVRIVLVLLFGYITFSMFRLSLGVAIPDIMVELSINELEAGVLYSIPLWSSAVLLTPAGYFGDRFDKKNVLLLGYLLLGLGVVGFAFSSSYFDTFTFLLLAGAGGGILIPSYYTLMGEALKNVRGFAIGLAASVYYIGGLIGSILVGFFVSLHAWRAAYLVIGVLTLCMLISQIIFLRRTAPVNTTKPRLLFFNLLKTRNIAVSAVGIFLGNVAMFAVAAWLPTFFITVIRLDAAAAGLLLGIFFLARGLGSIILGALSDRFGRRTLIILSAFAAALVTLPLLLTSYTLYVAAAYMFSFGFLASPFWSFFVTIPQESVDRELVSSVTGLTQTFGVLGSAVGPMIAGAFITRYGITLALTFTITFTIFVLTLLSLLLKEKRPKYSGNGFSAY; encoded by the coding sequence ATGGGAGAAGGCAAGGTAAGAATCGTTCTAGTCCTCCTTTTTGGGTATATCACTTTCTCTATGTTTAGGTTGAGCTTAGGGGTAGCCATACCCGATATTATGGTTGAGTTATCTATAAATGAGCTGGAGGCTGGTGTTCTCTATTCAATCCCTCTATGGTCTTCCGCTGTACTTCTCACTCCCGCTGGGTACTTTGGCGATAGGTTCGATAAGAAAAATGTTCTTCTCTTAGGCTATCTTCTACTCGGCTTGGGTGTTGTGGGTTTTGCATTTTCTTCAAGCTACTTTGATACTTTTACCTTTTTGTTGTTAGCTGGTGCTGGAGGAGGCATTCTCATTCCTAGCTATTACACGTTGATGGGTGAGGCGTTGAAAAATGTTAGAGGCTTTGCCATTGGATTGGCAGCTAGCGTGTATTATATCGGGGGATTGATTGGCTCCATACTCGTTGGGTTCTTCGTTTCTTTACATGCATGGAGAGCAGCTTACCTTGTTATCGGTGTCTTAACTCTCTGTATGCTTATCTCTCAGATCATCTTTCTTAGACGCACAGCACCAGTCAATACAACAAAACCGCGGCTGCTTTTTTTCAATTTATTAAAAACAAGAAATATTGCAGTTTCCGCTGTGGGAATATTCCTAGGAAATGTAGCGATGTTCGCCGTTGCGGCTTGGCTTCCTACTTTCTTTATAACGGTCATCCGATTAGATGCTGCTGCTGCGGGGCTACTGCTTGGTATTTTCTTTCTAGCTCGTGGTCTTGGTTCAATAATTCTGGGCGCTCTCTCCGATAGATTTGGAAGAAGAACGTTAATAATTCTCTCCGCGTTTGCCGCAGCTCTTGTAACTCTTCCACTGCTTTTAACGAGCTACACTCTTTATGTTGCAGCAGCGTATATGTTTAGTTTCGGTTTCCTTGCTTCTCCCTTCTGGAGCTTTTTCGTTACTATTCCGCAGGAGTCTGTGGACAGAGAGCTTGTTTCATCTGTTACTGGTCTAACCCAGACCTTTGGTGTTTTAGGTTCTGCTGTGGGACCTATGATAGCGGGAGCATTCATCACCCGATACGGTATAACTCTAGCCCTCACTTTCACCATAACTTTTACTATATTTGTTCTTACCCTCCTTTCGCTTTTATTGAAAGAGAAGCGACCTAAATATTCAGGGAATGGTTTTAGTGCTTATTAG
- a CDS encoding MoaD/ThiS family protein has product MAEVTVTLPAPLASALGVSRDLKVRAPNLRELIKALGERYGAALTQKLLDQEGRLNPIINIYVNGRNVRFTGGLETPLKEGDKISILPAVAGG; this is encoded by the coding sequence GTGGCTGAAGTAACCGTTACCCTACCTGCGCCGCTAGCATCAGCGTTAGGTGTAAGCAGAGATCTTAAGGTCCGGGCACCGAACCTACGTGAACTGATCAAAGCCTTGGGCGAAAGATACGGCGCAGCGCTGACACAAAAGCTGCTCGACCAAGAAGGCAGACTCAACCCAATCATAAACATCTACGTAAATGGCAGAAACGTAAGATTCACAGGAGGGCTAGAAACACCCCTAAAAGAAGGCGATAAAATCTCAATCCTCCCAGCTGTGGCAGGAGGATGA